Proteins encoded by one window of Polaribacter haliotis:
- the rplO gene encoding 50S ribosomal protein L15 — MSLHNLTPAEGSIKKGKRIARGEGSGKGGTATRGHNGQKSRSGYSKKIGFEGGQMPLQRRVPKFGFTNINRKEYQGINLDKLQSLVDSGKITDTVNLDILIANRLARKNDLIKILGNGELKAKLNITVHKFTATAKAAIEAAGGEVVTL; from the coding sequence ATGAGTTTACATAATTTAACACCGGCAGAAGGTTCCATTAAAAAAGGAAAAAGAATTGCAAGAGGTGAAGGATCTGGAAAGGGTGGTACTGCTACAAGAGGACACAATGGACAGAAATCTCGTTCTGGTTATTCTAAGAAGATTGGTTTTGAAGGAGGGCAGATGCCACTTCAAAGACGTGTACCTAAATTTGGTTTTACGAATATTAATCGTAAAGAATATCAAGGAATCAATTTAGACAAGTTACAATCTTTAGTAGATAGTGGAAAGATAACAGATACAGTTAATTTAGATATTTTAATTGCTAATAGATTGGCAAGAAAAAACGACCTAATTAAAATTTTAGGAAACGGAGAATTAAAAGCTAAATTAAACATAACTGTACATAAATTTACTGCAACTGCAAAAGCGGCTATTGAGGCTGCTGGAGGAGAAGTAGTTACTTTATAA
- the rpmD gene encoding 50S ribosomal protein L30 — protein MARIKVTQVKSQIGRLQNQKRTLEALGLRRMNQTVEHEATPTIIGMVNTVKHLVSYEEIK, from the coding sequence ATGGCAAGAATTAAAGTTACACAAGTAAAAAGTCAAATCGGGCGTCTTCAGAACCAAAAGAGAACTTTAGAAGCATTAGGTTTACGTAGAATGAACCAAACTGTAGAACATGAGGCAACTCCTACAATTATTGGTATGGTAAATACAGTTAAACACTTAGTTTCTTACGAAGAAATTAAATAA